In a genomic window of Staphylococcus taiwanensis:
- the asp3 gene encoding accessory Sec system protein Asp3 yields MSALNSYALAWRHINTTTFMYGTTLRFKDEGTYFHNPLMPSGTVIHDWHMLTTFNEDKTVPYLPILKKGQQYKILLNYDVQPQGAAYVKITFYRKNDTEYSYLIIQDDMAEFQFPVEAYAYKIELINAGLTDLLFKNIKIEEMPTETDENQDIVENKVNLKVLNRVLFDENEYMRGGLDG; encoded by the coding sequence ATGTCAGCATTAAATAGTTATGCATTAGCTTGGCGACACATTAATACAACAACATTTATGTATGGTACGACATTGCGTTTTAAAGACGAAGGAACGTACTTTCATAATCCATTGATGCCGTCAGGAACAGTGATACATGATTGGCATATGTTAACTACATTTAATGAAGATAAGACTGTGCCGTATCTTCCTATTTTGAAAAAGGGGCAACAGTATAAAATTTTGTTGAATTATGATGTTCAGCCGCAAGGTGCCGCTTATGTCAAAATAACGTTTTATCGCAAAAATGATACAGAATACTCATATTTGATTATTCAAGATGATATGGCAGAATTTCAATTTCCTGTTGAAGCGTATGCATATAAAATAGAATTAATTAATGCTGGATTAACGGACCTCCTTTTCAAAAATATAAAAATAGAAGAAATGCCAACAGAAACGGATGAGAATCAAGATATCGTAGAAAATAAAGTTAATCTTAAGGTGTTAAATCGAGTGTTGTTTGATGAGAATGAGTATATGCGAGGTGGGCTAGATGGGTAA